In Candidatus Methylomirabilota bacterium, a genomic segment contains:
- a CDS encoding cupin domain-containing protein — MRLLLSLPRGGFAHFRLAPGQTSVPVAHNTVEEIWFFVEGRGQMWRRVREQEEIVEVEAGVCVTLPVGAHFQFRAVGSAALAAVAVTMPPWPGRGEAYFVEGPWTPTLPAGPA; from the coding sequence CGAGGGGGATTCGCGCATTTCCGGCTCGCCCCCGGACAAACCTCCGTCCCCGTGGCCCACAACACGGTCGAGGAGATCTGGTTCTTCGTCGAAGGCCGGGGCCAGATGTGGCGGCGCGTGCGCGAGCAGGAAGAGATCGTCGAGGTCGAGGCGGGGGTGTGCGTGACGCTCCCGGTCGGCGCCCACTTCCAGTTCCGAGCCGTCGGCTCCGCGGCGCTGGCCGCCGTGGCCGTCACCATGCCGCCATGGCCGGGCCGGGGCGAAGCATACTTCGTCGAGGGACCGTGGACGCCGACGCTGCCCGCGGGACCGGCGTGA
- a CDS encoding class I SAM-dependent methyltransferase, whose translation MTRTVPEGTSVDVVLQKKQVQRAYELYAPVYDFVFDWIFAPGRSTALKQLSLRANDRVLEVGIGTGLNLPLYPPSVRLTGIDISQEMLDKAVERVQTLTMPNVTLKVMDATAMDFADDEFDKAVATYTISAVPDPVAVLQEIRRVVRPFGSIVILNHFRSERRMVGRCEDLVAPLCTRLGWKSNLPLRPLLARVGLTPELVAKVNMFNGWRLVKCVNRK comes from the coding sequence GTGACGCGCACAGTGCCGGAGGGAACCTCAGTGGATGTCGTGCTGCAGAAGAAGCAGGTCCAGCGGGCGTACGAGCTGTACGCGCCCGTGTACGACTTCGTCTTCGACTGGATTTTCGCTCCCGGCCGATCGACGGCACTCAAGCAGCTCAGCCTGCGCGCCAACGATCGCGTGCTGGAGGTCGGCATCGGCACCGGCCTGAACCTGCCCCTCTATCCGCCATCGGTGCGCCTCACCGGCATCGACATCTCTCAGGAGATGCTGGACAAGGCCGTCGAGCGGGTGCAGACGCTCACCATGCCGAATGTCACGCTGAAGGTCATGGACGCGACGGCCATGGACTTCGCCGATGACGAGTTCGACAAAGCCGTGGCGACCTACACCATCTCGGCGGTGCCGGATCCGGTCGCCGTGCTGCAGGAGATCCGCCGCGTCGTACGGCCCTTCGGCAGCATCGTCATCCTGAACCACTTCCGCAGCGAGCGCCGGATGGTGGGGCGATGCGAGGACCTGGTCGCGCCTCTCTGCACGCGGCTGGGCTGGAAGTCGAATCTTCCGTTGCGCCCGCTGCTGGCCCGAGTGGGGCTCACCCCGGAACTGGTGGCGAAGGTGAACATGTTCAACGGGTGGCGCCTCGTGAAGTGCGTCAACCGCAAGTAG